One segment of Methanolinea mesophila DNA contains the following:
- the smc gene encoding chromosome segregation protein SMC: MHITSLEIDNFKSFVKKTKIPFYDGFTVISGPNGSGKSNIIDSILFVLALSGSRTLRAEKLTDLINLNSGKNTAEVTITFSDGTRIRRRIKRTENGYYSYNYLNDRVCKQADVTAFLSQFGIVPHGYNVVMQGDVTRIMEMSDYERRKIIDEIAGVAEFDAKRDQALQELEVVRERIEREEMILHELAERMEELAKEREQALAYREWQEKLDYYQSCRAAASLRDKEKELGSLARLIVDQQTALSGILSDRALEEHEISYLRADLKEIDDQINEKSGSEYLRLIADLEEAKGSIKVSEQSISRLEKERGTVLESINRCFVDMKRAETRVAELTQSIRELSIDRTNLAMEAATARARVEKIQGELEKESKDTEGARDELFALMKEVEEKRAGRSSVLHQQDMLIEKSRMRTSEKERLEERLRVLDEDSGAQAAQAEEFARQVKALEEEREDLDRELSALEGAVFARRSTLERARNELKVVEQEVIRLEAQQQARGEGGSRAMEAVMGMEGIYGTLAQLGKAPPEYSTALNVAAGGKLQYVVAKDDGRAAGAISYLKDQKLGRLTFLPLNKMRPPELPRLKEEGVIDYAVNLLEFEAAYADAFRVALGGTVVVKSLDRARALMGKYRMVTLEGELVEKSGAMTGGSFKRPVKGFGAAVEDEIGRLRAQLAEMAEEVRELDQGVTRGTAAIEEQRAKRNEITQNLDRSRMMREEFTRRREGYAGEKDAVNADLARIAEEVKTGAAELAALEASLDAMTEEITRVGKKIDQIKKRLDDTAIPALTDALEKKRREQEDVERRLRNKESDIGDLSRERQHFSTRVEELRAENERYNEKNREIDAEVAGAKEQIEAAREKIGEIEERQKQFSSELAELRAQHDRVAESIGASEKKILEFDAAAEKVRIQVQALEERQAALAAEIDLLRAEVGDITTDLTLQEIEDHVAEASLAIRKIGAVNMLAIEEYDRVRVRVDERTEKKEVLSRERTSLIERIEHFEKMKYEAFMEAFRAIDGNFREVFARLTSGSGHLILENEEDPFAGGLSFAVQPRDKPVHLLSALSGGEKSLTTLAFIFSIQQYIPAPFYAFDEVDMSLDGSNVERIGDMIKELSNTSQFVIVSLRKPMLEGADRLVGVTLLPDKSTFVTGIKVND, from the coding sequence TTGCATATCACCTCGCTGGAGATTGACAACTTCAAGTCATTTGTAAAAAAGACCAAAATACCCTTTTACGATGGCTTTACGGTAATCTCCGGCCCGAACGGCTCGGGAAAAAGCAATATTATAGACAGCATTCTCTTCGTCCTCGCGCTCTCCGGTTCCCGCACCCTGCGGGCGGAGAAACTCACCGACCTCATCAACCTCAACTCCGGGAAGAACACCGCTGAGGTCACCATCACTTTTTCGGACGGCACCAGGATACGGCGCCGTATCAAGCGGACGGAGAACGGATATTACAGTTATAACTACCTCAACGACCGGGTCTGCAAGCAGGCGGACGTGACCGCGTTCCTCTCCCAGTTCGGGATCGTCCCCCACGGCTACAACGTGGTGATGCAGGGGGACGTCACCCGGATCATGGAGATGAGCGATTACGAACGCCGGAAGATCATAGACGAGATCGCGGGGGTGGCCGAGTTCGACGCCAAGCGGGACCAGGCCCTCCAGGAACTCGAGGTGGTCCGGGAGCGGATCGAACGCGAGGAGATGATACTCCACGAACTCGCCGAGCGGATGGAAGAACTGGCGAAGGAGAGGGAGCAGGCCCTCGCGTACCGGGAATGGCAGGAGAAACTTGACTATTACCAGTCCTGCCGGGCGGCAGCGAGCCTCCGGGACAAGGAGAAAGAACTCGGGTCCCTCGCCAGGCTGATCGTCGATCAGCAGACTGCGCTCTCGGGAATTCTCTCGGATCGGGCCCTCGAGGAGCACGAGATCTCCTACCTCCGTGCCGATCTGAAAGAGATCGACGACCAGATCAACGAGAAAAGCGGCTCCGAGTACCTGCGCCTGATCGCGGACCTCGAGGAGGCCAAGGGAAGCATAAAGGTATCAGAACAGAGCATCTCCCGCCTGGAGAAAGAACGGGGGACGGTTCTCGAGTCCATCAACCGGTGTTTCGTGGACATGAAGCGGGCCGAGACCCGGGTCGCGGAGCTCACCCAGTCCATCCGGGAGCTCTCCATCGACCGGACGAACCTCGCCATGGAAGCGGCTACCGCGAGGGCGCGGGTGGAGAAGATCCAGGGGGAGCTCGAGAAGGAGAGCAAGGACACCGAGGGGGCGAGGGACGAGCTCTTCGCCCTGATGAAGGAGGTGGAGGAGAAGAGAGCGGGACGGTCTTCGGTCCTCCACCAGCAGGACATGCTCATCGAGAAGAGCCGGATGCGCACCTCGGAGAAGGAACGGCTGGAGGAGCGGCTCCGGGTGCTCGACGAGGACTCCGGGGCCCAGGCTGCCCAGGCGGAAGAGTTCGCCCGCCAGGTGAAAGCCCTCGAAGAGGAACGCGAGGACCTCGACCGGGAGCTCTCTGCCCTCGAAGGCGCGGTGTTTGCCCGCCGGTCGACCCTCGAACGGGCGAGGAACGAGTTAAAGGTCGTCGAGCAGGAGGTCATCCGTCTGGAGGCCCAGCAACAGGCCCGCGGGGAGGGAGGCTCCCGGGCGATGGAGGCGGTGATGGGGATGGAAGGGATTTACGGCACCCTTGCCCAGCTGGGAAAAGCCCCGCCGGAATATTCCACCGCACTGAACGTGGCTGCGGGAGGAAAGCTCCAGTATGTGGTGGCGAAGGACGACGGCAGGGCGGCCGGGGCGATCTCCTACCTCAAGGACCAGAAACTCGGCAGGCTCACCTTCCTCCCCCTGAACAAGATGCGGCCGCCCGAACTCCCCAGGCTGAAGGAGGAAGGGGTGATCGATTACGCGGTCAACCTCCTGGAGTTCGAAGCCGCCTATGCCGATGCGTTCCGGGTGGCGCTCGGCGGCACCGTGGTAGTGAAGTCGCTCGACCGGGCCCGCGCCCTGATGGGGAAGTACCGGATGGTCACCCTGGAGGGCGAGCTCGTGGAGAAGAGCGGCGCCATGACCGGCGGGTCGTTCAAGCGGCCCGTGAAGGGGTTCGGCGCTGCGGTGGAGGACGAGATCGGCAGGCTCCGCGCCCAGCTCGCGGAGATGGCGGAAGAGGTCCGGGAACTGGATCAGGGCGTGACCCGGGGCACCGCGGCGATAGAGGAGCAGCGGGCGAAACGGAACGAGATCACCCAGAACCTGGACCGTTCCCGTATGATGCGGGAAGAGTTCACCCGCCGAAGGGAGGGGTATGCCGGGGAGAAAGATGCGGTCAATGCCGATCTCGCCCGGATCGCGGAGGAGGTGAAGACGGGTGCGGCGGAGCTCGCCGCGCTCGAGGCATCCCTCGACGCAATGACCGAGGAGATCACCCGGGTAGGGAAGAAGATCGACCAGATCAAGAAACGACTGGACGACACTGCCATTCCGGCCCTCACCGACGCGCTCGAGAAGAAGCGGAGAGAGCAGGAGGATGTCGAGCGCCGTCTGCGGAACAAGGAGTCGGACATCGGCGACCTCTCCAGGGAACGCCAGCACTTCTCTACCCGGGTCGAGGAGCTCCGTGCGGAGAACGAACGGTATAACGAGAAGAACCGGGAGATCGATGCCGAAGTCGCGGGGGCGAAGGAACAGATCGAGGCGGCGCGGGAGAAGATCGGGGAGATCGAGGAGCGGCAGAAACAGTTCTCGTCGGAACTCGCGGAACTCCGGGCCCAGCACGACCGGGTCGCGGAGTCCATCGGCGCATCGGAGAAGAAGATCCTGGAGTTCGATGCGGCGGCAGAGAAGGTGCGGATCCAGGTCCAGGCGCTCGAAGAGCGCCAGGCAGCCCTTGCCGCCGAGATCGACCTCCTCAGGGCGGAGGTGGGTGACATCACCACCGACCTCACCCTGCAGGAGATCGAGGACCACGTCGCCGAGGCGAGCCTCGCCATCCGGAAGATCGGGGCGGTGAACATGCTCGCCATCGAGGAATACGACCGGGTCCGGGTGCGGGTGGACGAACGCACCGAGAAGAAAGAGGTCCTCTCCCGGGAACGCACCTCGCTGATCGAGCGCATCGAGCACTTCGAGAAGATGAAGTACGAGGCGTTCATGGAAGCGTTCCGGGCAATCGACGGGAACTTCCGTGAGGTGTTCGCGAGGCTGACCAGCGGGAGCGGGCACCTGATCCTGGAGAACGAGGAAGACCCGTTCGCGGGAGGGCTCTCGTTCGCGGTGCAGCCCCGGGACAAGCCGGTGCACCTCCTCTCCGCGCTTTCGGGCGGGGAGAAGTCGCTCACCACGCTCGCGTTCATCTTCTCCATCCAGCAGTACATCCCTGCACCGTTCTATGCGTTCGACGAGGTGGACATGTCGCTCGACGGGTCGAACGTGGAACGAATAGGGGATATGATCAAGGAGCTCTCGAATACCTCGCAGTTCGTGATCGTCTCCCTCCGAAAACCCATGCTCGAAGGCGCCGACCGGTTGGTCGGGGTGACCCTCCTCCCGGACAAGAGCACCTTCGTGACCGGCATCAAAGTAAATGACTGA
- a CDS encoding segregation/condensation protein A — protein sequence MTEEPVEILVQMAERGEIDPWNIDIVEVTDRFLSELERRRELDLRISGRTLFFAAILLRMKSEALEMGEEEEEGEPLEDEDGDLFSFGDDDEEPGTSRESGPIDLLEREISRRLDRKKLRKSPITLFELIIELKNAEKEQRRRHRFRSPFSELITAEDVVAIAHDEEYKETAEAVMEQCEDHLAGEEVMTLREIAALLGKGLLDIYIPLLFLMSEGRVMLWQEEFFGEIFVQASRVEAE from the coding sequence ATGACTGAAGAACCGGTTGAGATCCTGGTCCAGATGGCGGAGCGGGGCGAGATAGACCCGTGGAACATCGACATCGTCGAGGTCACCGACCGGTTCCTCTCCGAGCTCGAGCGGAGGAGGGAACTCGACCTGCGCATTTCAGGCCGGACCCTGTTCTTTGCTGCGATCCTCCTCCGGATGAAGTCCGAGGCCCTGGAGATGGGGGAAGAGGAGGAAGAGGGCGAACCGCTGGAAGACGAAGACGGGGACCTCTTCTCGTTCGGGGACGATGACGAGGAGCCGGGGACCTCACGCGAATCCGGTCCCATCGACCTCCTGGAACGGGAGATATCCCGGCGGCTCGACCGGAAAAAGCTCCGGAAGAGCCCGATCACGCTCTTCGAGCTGATTATCGAACTCAAGAACGCGGAAAAAGAGCAGCGTCGCCGTCACCGGTTCCGCTCCCCGTTCAGCGAGCTGATCACCGCGGAGGACGTGGTCGCCATCGCCCACGACGAGGAATACAAGGAGACCGCAGAGGCGGTGATGGAGCAGTGCGAGGACCATCTCGCAGGGGAGGAGGTCATGACCCTGCGGGAGATCGCTGCGCTGCTCGGAAAAGGGCTGCTTGACATCTACATCCCCCTGCTGTTCCTGATGTCCGAGGGCCGGGTGATGCTCTGGCAGGAGGAGTTTTTCGGTGAGATCTTCGTGCAGGCTTCCCGGGTAGAAGCAGAGTGA
- a CDS encoding 4Fe-4S binding protein: MSLRNPVSTIRNNRWRYLALILGFFLFVGPFAVIARLAYGVTGNMASPTLHTMCYRMPIDWLFGGRWYALLGSVAAAFILGVVLIAFFVGPVFCGWLCPVGSLSECLSRITPLPDYYRIRIKDPLITKGLRYGFFAGFVAVSVIVGYRIASLSSVCCRYCTSSVLQNIANGLTGQLSSVSYWHTGSLIALISWLVIGGVLMSGGRGWCLFFCPLGVLSNLSHSAGKRAGMYRVFHNAERCQNCSQCEVFCPTWAISADKSVDSHLCIACQECTNACPHAAYEYGRKR; this comes from the coding sequence ATGTCATTGAGGAATCCCGTCAGTACAATTCGCAACAACCGCTGGCGGTATCTCGCACTTATCCTGGGTTTCTTCCTGTTTGTAGGGCCTTTCGCAGTGATTGCACGACTTGCTTACGGTGTCACCGGCAATATGGCATCTCCAACACTTCACACCATGTGTTACAGGATGCCAATAGACTGGCTTTTTGGAGGGAGGTGGTATGCCTTGCTCGGATCCGTCGCGGCTGCATTCATCCTTGGAGTCGTGTTGATTGCTTTTTTTGTCGGCCCGGTATTCTGCGGATGGCTTTGCCCTGTAGGTTCATTGAGCGAATGTTTAAGCAGGATAACGCCGCTTCCCGATTATTACAGAATCAGGATCAAAGATCCCCTGATAACGAAGGGACTGAGGTATGGATTCTTTGCCGGGTTCGTTGCGGTATCGGTAATCGTGGGGTACCGGATTGCATCCCTTAGCAGTGTGTGTTGCCGTTATTGCACCTCGTCAGTGCTCCAGAACATCGCCAATGGCCTCACCGGCCAGTTATCCTCCGTTTCATACTGGCATACCGGCTCACTTATTGCCCTGATATCATGGCTGGTCATTGGGGGAGTTCTTATGTCAGGTGGGAGGGGGTGGTGTCTCTTTTTCTGTCCACTCGGTGTCCTCTCGAACTTGTCCCATTCCGCAGGCAAGCGGGCCGGGATGTACCGGGTATTCCATAACGCGGAAAGGTGCCAAAATTGCTCACAATGCGAAGTTTTCTGCCCGACCTGGGCAATATCGGCCGATAAATCCGTTGACTCCCATTTATGCATCGCCTGCCAGGAATGCACGAATGCCTGCCCACACGCGGCATATGAATACGGAAGGAAACGATGA